Proteins co-encoded in one Quercus robur chromosome 8, dhQueRobu3.1, whole genome shotgun sequence genomic window:
- the LOC126696069 gene encoding uncharacterized protein LOC126696069, whose product MEAMVRIPLSRRYVPDVWMWLHNKKGNFSVRSGYHIARMIAKEEYGLMESLNRGGKGEGDESVLHVMWYGLRNSIVYGGCIQDPTRLVQHAKDFLQEYRDAQTQLSVQTSSGSMHHQVRWVPPSGSVYKLNVDATVFKGMKASGVGAVVRNENGEVMVAMAGKGSQVQDSEEAEALACRRAVEFALEAGFREIILEGDNCNVMKSILGPKSDRDRYVYDDINSMGREFRVFYVLCVKRGANSVAHSLEKFARHIDGEIVWLEENPPPVADALYLDNCNIMNE is encoded by the exons ATGGAAGCCATGGTTCGGATCCCATTGAGTAGGAGGTACGTACCAGATGTGTGGATGTGGCTtcataataaaaaaggaaatttctCAGTGAGGTCGGGATACCATATTGCTAGAATGATTGCTAAGGAGGAGTATGGACTGATGGAGAGTTTGAACAGAGGAGGTAAAGGTGAG GGGGATGAATCTGTGCTTCATGTCATGTGGTATGGGCTG AGAAATTCGATTGTGTACGGAGGATGTATCCAGGATCCGACTAGACTTGTACAGCATGCAAAAGACTTTCTCCAGGAATATCGGGATGCCCAGACTCAGCTTTCTGTTCAGACTTCATCTGGTTCGATGCATCATCAGGTGCGATGGGTTCCTCCTTCAGGTTCAGTCTATAAGCTTAACGTGGATGCAACAGTGTTTAAAGGGATGAAGGCTTCAGGCGTTGGTGCCGTGGTTCGAAATGAGAATGGTGAGGTTATGGTGGCGATGGCAGGGAAAGGCTCTCAGGTGCAGGACAGCGAGGAAGCTGAGGCGTTAGCTTGTAGACGAGCTGTGGAGTTTGCCTTAGAAGCTGGGTTTAGGGAGATCATTTTAGAGGGGGATAATTGTAATGTCATGAAGTCTATTTTGGGTCCAAAGTCTGATAGGGATAGGTATGTGTATGATGACATTAACAGTATGGGAAGGGAGTTCagagttttttatgttttatgtgtCAAGAGGGGTGCCAATTCGGTGGCACATTCATTGGAAAAATTTGCTAGACATATAGATGGGGAAATAGTGTGGTTGGAAGAAAATCCCCCACCTGTTGCTGATGCCTTGTATCTAGATAATTGCAATATTATGAATGAATGA